The sequence AGAGCCACACAGATCTGTGCCATCCTCATTCTCTCCAATATCATTGTGATTTAATGCTGAAGCTATTATGTCTCTGGGCTTATATTGTCATGTTACACAGTATTTacctagcctgatcccagatctgtttgtgctttcttgccaactcctatgctTTCTATTTGGCATAGGAATTGGCAAGAAAGTGcatacagatctgggatcaggctcgTATTTACACCCTATCCCTTTTTCAATTTAATGTCATTTTAATTTGTCCCCTTAccttttctctcccctcttcaGCTGTGGGTGATCCCAGCATTTGGAGCCCAGACCCAGTTCTCAAACTGCCTGGGGAAGCAGTTCTCATGGCTTCTCAGCCTGGTTTGTCCTGGTCAACCTGGGTCAGCCTCTGAGAGTCTTCTACAGGATGCACTCTGTGGAAGCCCTAAATGGAGCTACCCATCACAGCATAGGGCTGACTAGTGCcattttccccctctcctctcttcccctctcctgttctctcttctactgGAACAAACTGACTTACATTTACTCTAGGACATAAGGCCACAATGTGATCCCTCCACCTTTTCTTGTCCTTGGTGAAAAGTTGTGCAGACTGACTACTAGGGACTAGCTAAATATCAAATAACTGTAAAGATGAGATGTAAAAACTGACAATGTTTAAAATACTTGATCCACTATGTTTGGACATTAATTACACGTGTACATTGATTCATCATTTCTATAATGATTTGTTTCATATGATATCCTGTAGAAGTTACTTTATGAAAATATTGACATTATGAAATCAGACACAGAATGCAATTTGCCTACAGTTCAAAAGCCAATACATTCCATAAAGatatccctccctgtctcagttcACCAAGGTCCTGGTCAGTGCACCTATGGTGAATTGCAAACCAGCCACTTGCCTCTTCCAACTCGCTTGGAAGGCCCTCCATTGTCATGTGTTTCTGGTGAAACAGAGGGGGACTTCAAGAGTGGCGAGGGGATCGAAGAAACCCATCAACTTCAGGACACTTGTGACTTGAATGACGCAATTCATGTTCCACGTTTCAATAATAAAACAAGCATTAAATTCAAATGAGAAAAATCCCCATTTTACAAGATATAAACCTTGGTAACAAACATTTAATGTGGGAAATATTTAATGTTACATGTGTAAAGCCTCAACATTAGACACAAACAAATACAAGTGGTTCATAACAAGCCACACCACATTTATTTTGTGTGAAATTATGCAAACTCAAAAATAACGCAGTGAGTTATGGGATACCACATCACTCTGAAGCGGACAGCATAGCTGACTCGGTCGAAGTGGCTATCGGGGGATCTAATTAGCCATCCATTATTTTCACACCCTCAGCTTTGGGACACGTGTGCATATGGTGAATGGGCCGCGTGAACACGGAATTGGAGGGGCGATTTGGGATTCAGCACTAGTCTGCCTTTTTAATTCAGGCGTGACAGGTTTCTTAAAGCTGCATCCTTTAGTGAGGCTCACGCTAGTCTAAGTCTATTTCACaccaaaataaaaatacattttacagcaACAATAGGGAAATAATGAAGCTCCCTGAAAAAGGAGATACTGAAAATAAGTGCAATACATAATCTAAAACATACAAAAACTTAAATGGCAGATTACCTAACGTATACATACGGTAGTGTATacatggtttttgtttggcaaaAAAAGATACATCAAGGTTGAAGAAGTGAAGGAATATACTGACATAGAAAATACACACCAGTAGAGGGTTGATATGGCAGATCTTTTGGCAGTTGTAGTAGCAGACAGCTTGTAGTAAAAGTGGTTTATTACATGATGATTTACGGGTTGGCAAGAAACAAAATGCACAAAACAAACGGCCAATTCTTGTTTTCTAGAGCAGGTATGTCCGTTTAATCTTCATCTGTCCTCTTCCTCATCCAGACTTCTGTTCAGGTTTGAAGATGGcagttggtaggagagtgttatgaGTTGGTGGTTCTGAGGGGGAACCAGCCAGACAACCCAGTTCCAGAGAGACGCAGTGtgcttcccaaatagcaccctatccccttatatagtgcactacttttgacaagggtccATAAGGCTCCAGTCAAAAgctatgcactatataggggacatggtgccatttcagacacagtcgTAGAgacctcttcacctcctccagtTAGATCCTCTGGATCTCAAACAGTCTGACGTTGGTGTCGTACCAGATTGGAGGATCCACGTTACTACGGTAACAACAAAAGcccaggggaaaggagagggaggaatcATGTCATCATTAATAAAGATCAGATTCAATTTGAGAGAATCACTCACAATCACCTGTGAGTCATGGAATAAGTGACTCGGCAAGTAGATGTGACAAACACACTGACTGACCACCAGCTGGTACACTTTATTCCTAGACCTGGGAGCTGGTAAACATAGCTGGATCAAATAGTTAGCCAGATGACCAGAATTGCTTGAAATAACTTCATAATTTTGAGAAATATAATGATAAATGTACAACTGACTTGACAACAACCAATATACAAATGTTGATTTCTTTATCAACCAGAAAATCAAGTTATGTGGCTATTaatcaaagttagctggccaaTTTAATAATCCTGCTTTGGGATTCGGGAATACCCTGCACTGCTCTTTTGTAATTACTCCAAAGTAGATCTTAACTTAATCCATAGTGTCTTGTTTTATTCATTCTGTACAGGGATTTGGGTCTTTTACTACAAGTATTTACTGTGATAACTTTCAAATATTTTAATCTTTCCCTTTTCATTTGGCCCATGTTGCTTACCGTAGGTAAATGACACCCCACATGTATGTACGGAACCACATGGCAGTGCCCGCGTTAGCCTGGTACTTCCGGATGAGGATGGGGTGTGGCACAGGCAGCAGGCCCACCAGGGTACCATGCTGCAAGAACTTCAGGATCTCTGACTCATCTGTCAGGCCCCTGGAGGAGATAGACATATACTTTagttttacagggacagtgcacattaatcaacaatACTGTAAAAGTGGCAGTTTTAGCCAGATGGCACATTTTTAACtgtagtccctgggcaggttagaTTAAATGTATTGGTATATCTCATCCATGCTAATCCAGTTCTAGGGAACGATATTGATCGCTCTGTGTTCTGGTCACTTATGGGTTCCACAATCAAAATCACATAATCCTATTGGTTCCTACAGATGCTCTGTCATATGCTCTTGAATTGAAAAGTAACCCCCCTCCCCCCGCCCATTTTACATTGTTGGAAAGATTAGGATCCTTCTCCCTTACTTGTCTATGCAGATCTTCTCCACCTGAGGGACCAGGACTTGTAGCAGCCTCATGATCGTCTGGAGAGGAAGCTTACTCTTCCAGGAGAGGACCTGACAGAACAGTACAGAGAAAGGAGAGCAGGTCACCATCTatcgggagggagggagagaaggaaagatcTTACCAATGATGTACATAACACCCCAGCTGTGAATGTAATGTATGTTTAGGGTTGGATGGAAAGGGGAGGGAGGGCTCTTACCCAGTCTGGAGTAGGGTTCCAGTCTGTAGCTGATTCTGACACTCTGGACAAACAACGCATGGATGGGCCCGACTCTGGTTGAAAGGCCTCCTGACAGGAATAAGAATAACCATTGTGGTGGTCACTAGGCTCAACAGCATTTTCTTTACAAAATCATGTCACTAAGAAGTTGCATTCTGTATATATTTTGTCCTGATACATGTTCGTAATTCACTAAATCATTCCCCCATGGATTGCTTTCCAGTGAGCTGGGTTCATGAGTCTCCCCAATCAGAGCTCTTACCTCAGAGTCCAACACAGGGAGAGACAACGTGTCGCTGGCTCCTGCTATACCACTGGTGTTGGTGTCAGCGGACTGTAGAGAGTGTTTGTGCTGGTCACCAGCCGTTTGAGGCTGCAGAGTGTGTGTATTCTGGTCAGCGGTCATCTGTGGAGAGTGTGTGTTGTGCTGGAGACAGACCATGGTGCCATCCTCAGAGACCTGAGCCTTCTCTGTCAGCTTGTCAATAGCTACAGTGACAGCAGACTCTTAGAGAATTGTTCAATGGTTTCTAACAATGAAACAAAACTGATGTCAAATAAGGGATTGCTATGATATTTGGTGAAAATGACTAAACCAAATCAACTgctgttttttttaataaaaagggCTGAGAGAATTCCAATATCTGTGATGAACTGAGTTGTAGAGTGATAGGATATAAGTTAGTGAAGCTTAGTGGACAACCGGCAAAGCCAAGTTAATAGAAAACATTTACATACCATAGGGAAATGTACTTTGCAAAATACATGCATGCATGGAGAGCTCCAAAGAGGAGAGGGGGTACCTGGTATGGGCACGAGGCTGGCTTTGAGGGTCCCTGGCTCGGCTGGGACGGCCGGTCGGGACCCATCCATGGAGATGGTCTCCTGGGAGTTGGTACGGGAGATACGAGCCAATGTCGTCTTCTTCATCTCTAGGGCCTTGTTATGTGGATGGAGAAGAAAATGATCAATTAAAGCTTCAATGATTCAACTGCAACTGTATCAACTGGGTGCTGGCCATTATTCATTTTAAAATCCACTGTTCGCTGTAACATGGACAAAGTTGTATGGTATAGACTTTTACATTAGCgagcacattctctctctctttaccttgtGGATAGTGACCGGGTCAGAGGTCAGATTGGCCAGCTGATGGAAGATGTTGCGCTTGCGGATGAGGGTGTACACCAGGTTACAGTTACCTGGACGGGGGAGGAACAAACAGTGGGCAGGTTTATAATGTTAAAAAAAAGTGCTCTTAGATAGTGTCAGTCTGGCAGTTAGTGTCAGTCTGGTCATTTAACGTCAACCATGTTGAAACAATCCCAATGCCCACCAAGAGATGGTGTAGTTCCCATACTGCCCAGTCATTGCTTGCTAAAATCTTTGGAGGAGTAAGCCAACCTAGCCTCTTGACCCCAGGTTTCCTCTACTACTGTGTGACGACTGACAACGTGAGACTATAGAGCCTGGGTCCCAGATCactttgtgctgtcttgccaactccttgtcatgtttggcaagacagcacaatcAGATATGGGACCCGAGCTAACTACAGCCAGGCCTTACCATCAAACTgatactgtatgatgttgttgaAGACCTCGAGCAGGAAGAAGACCAGATGATGGTTCTGGGAGGCAGAGAACAGGAACCAGTTGGTGGAGAAGGCTTCCAGGAGGTGGAGCAGCTTGTTGGCTGCCACCATGGACAGACTCTTCAGGTAGGGAGACACTGTGTAGGATGGTGGATTACTGGTGTCAAGAAACTGCAATACCCAGATGCTGCCAACAGGTGGTGACCAtttgacagacagtcagacactcACCCACAGATTGAAATAGAATAGGAGCACTCACCATTCACTATGATGGTAAGCAGGCAGTCAAAGAGAGGCTTCAGGTGCTGGTGTCCACCTGTGATGATTTTGTGGAAAATCTAGACAATCACAAATGAACTAACATAAGGCAACTGTGCACAGTTACCTTAATAGTGTACTATGAATAGTCTCCACACAGTTGAATCAGTGGTAGTTTCAGTTTATGTTCCAGGCTTTTCGGTTAAAAAAGACCTTCATCAGAGCATGATAAAATATATAATTCCCTCACCCCACTCCCATCCAGGGAAGCACTGAGACATCTCCCATCCAGACAGCACCAGTAGCACTACTCACCATGATGAGCAGATCAGCATGTGTTCCAGTGAACACAGGGATGTCCATGGGGACTCGTACCGAGTAGGTTTTATTCAGACGCACACCAAAGTTCCTCTCTCCactcagcagcagcaggataaACACACCAATGTGTATCAGGCCCATACaagctgcgcacacacacacacacacacacacacacacacacacacacacacacacacacacacacacacacacacacacacaaacacacacacacacacacgcacagacacatacactatAAACTAAGACAGAGTGTATGTACACCTAGTACCCAACAATCCCAAAATATACACAGACTGCATTCGGAACATGCacgcaaatcaaattgtattggtcacatacacatatttagcagatgttattccaggtgtagcaaaatgcttgtaactgcaaagttgcttaggagcaagaagcagagctgccatatctCTCAGCGCCACCTACTCAGACAGTTCTGTGTTACTCACACTGGTCAGCTCGTGCATCATTCAGGTAGAACAGGATAGGCACCAGGACATCCAGAACATCACTGCTCTTTAACACGAAGAACAGAAACTTCTgaaacacacaaaaaataaacatgtttttttttactaagAGATTGAGCTTCAATATTATATGAATAGTCTCCCCTGTACGGTGTGCAAACAGTTAGGAACAACAGTGCTGTACTTAAAAATGTGACAGAAACCCAGAGGTTAGACACAAACACTTTAGACAAGACTTGTCAAAGTTAAAACTAAATTATTTTCAGAATCTTTAAGACCTTGCTCTCTAGAGAAGCTGCAAACTTAAGTGatgaaacaaacatttatttgGAGAAACACTTTAAAAGGCACCTCATCTCCTCAGTGCATACCCGATGAGAGAGCGAGGAGGATGTAAACATGTAATCAACGTGCGACGCAATGAGGCATGTACCAGGTAGCACAGACTGACAGATGGCAGTGTTGAGGGAAGAACGGTAGAGAAACGGGAAGCAGAAAGTGTTGAGAGGTGGATGGATGTGAGAGGCAGTGTGCAGCACAGAGCTCCAGAGACCGTGGCACCTAACAAACACAGATGTGCCACTTTACCCTACTCTCTAGACAACCCTCATTGTTCTAAATGAACCGAAATGAGAGAtgcaaaattattattattcaatgAGCTGTAAATATACGACTAAGGACCACTAATGTTGGGAACAGCTGTGTAGAGTGAGGCTAGATGGGGGAACAGCTGTGAAGAGTGAGACTAGATGGGGGAACAGCTGTGTAGAGTGAGGCTAGATGGGGGAACAGCTGTGTAGAGTGAGGCTAGATGGGGGAACAGCTGTGTAGAGTGAGGCTAGATGGGGGAACAGCTGTGTAGAGAGGCTAGATGGGGGAACAGCTGTGTAGAGTGAGGCTAGATGGGGGAACAGCTGTGTAGAGTGAGGCTAGATGGGGGGAACAGCTGTGTAGAGTGAGGCTAGATGGGGGAACAGCTGTGTAGAGTGAGGCTAGATGGGGGAACAGCTGTGTAGAGTGAGGCTAGATGGGGGAACAGCTGTGTAGAGTGAGGCTAGATGGGGGAACAGCTGTGTAGAGTGAGGCTAGATGGGGGAACAGCTGTGTAGAGTGAGGCTTGATGGGGGAACAGCTGTGTAGAGAGGCTAGAAGGGGAAACAGCTGTGTAGAGTGAGGCTAGAAGGGGAAACAGCTGTGTAGAGTGAGGCTAGAAGAGGGAACAGCTGTGAAGAGTGAGGCTAGAACAGAAACTAAGAACCATATGACCTAGGATGGTCTTAAGGCAGAAGAACTCTGTGTGCTCCGAAACCTTGTTGAAGtcccaaacagatctgggaccaggctagaagtGATGGGGTGAGACTACTAGTCCATCTAGGATAGTATTAAGGCTACTACAGAACTGTTGTATCCTTCAATATAGGAATGAGGGGATGCCGGTGCTAGGGCTCCAGTCCGAACCTTGTTGAAGTCACAGAGCTTCCAGAAGAGCACCAGGAGTTCCTGGTGGAACTGGATCTTCTTGGTAGAGTTGGGCAGGTAGGTTTGGATCAGAGGGTTGGTCATCAGTCTGGCCAGGCCCTTCAGGATGAAGATAAAGTCCTAGGGAAAGACAGGAAGGACAAACAACAACCTATCAATTTACGGTGACTTGAAGGGTTAAAACAAGGACCTCTGATTGACCCATTGAGCCATATGGCTCTGGATTGActgtttgagcagtgtacattagTCTCCTACCTCCTCCCTATGGATCCTGGACAGGTAGTTTACAAACAGGTTGTCTGGTCCCACAAGCTGAGAACACAAGGAAGAGAAAAGTTATCAGATGATACAGCAACTAACAATTCCACGTGACCAGAGGCAAGCTGGATCTACCACCATGTTGCTTATTCCTGTCCAGTTCTCCACAAGTAGCTGAGATgtaaagcaggggtgtcaaactcattccatagaGGGCCTAGTCGCTGctggttttagttttttcctttcaattaagacctagaaaactaggtgaggggagttccttactaattagtgaccttgaTTCATCAATCttgtacaagggaggagtgaaaacccacagacactcagccctccgtggaatgagtttgatgtCTGTTGGGGAAGGTATTCAGGGTCTCTTACCTCCTTGTCTTCCATCGCAGAGGCGGAGAGGGAGTCTAAGTGGTCCAGGTTGTGTTGGGCTGTGGCTGCAGCTGCCCCGGCCTCGTGCTCCAGAGTCACTATGAGGATCTGGACAGCATGCTCCACCAGCACCTCTCGGTAGTCAGAGAACATCAGGTAGTTGTAGGG comes from Salmo trutta chromosome 18, fSalTru1.1, whole genome shotgun sequence and encodes:
- the LOC115153528 gene encoding protein HID1-like isoform X3: MGNADSKLNFRKAVIRLTTKTQPVETTDDAFWDQFWADTATTVQDVFALVPAAEIRAVREESPSNLATLCYKAVEKLVQGAESGCPSEKERQIVLNCTRLLTRILPYIFEDEDWRGFFWSTVPGAGQDEGNDDGARPLAESLLLAVSDLLFCPDFTVQSHKRAGPETEEDMQSIDSCEYIWEAGVGFAQTPPLDYIHDLNRTELLKLLLTCFSDAMYLPPSAQNNILNRWVVFFSSTHNRHALPLFTSLLNVVCAYDPVGYGIPYNYLMFSDYREVLVEHAVQILIVTLEHEAGAAAATAQHNLDHLDSLSASAMEDKELVGPDNLFVNYLSRIHREEDFIFILKGLARLMTNPLIQTYLPNSTKKIQFHQELLVLFWKLCDFNKKFLFFVLKSSDVLDVLVPILFYLNDARADQSCMGLIHIGVFILLLLSGERNFGVRLNKTYSVRVPMDIPVFTGTHADLLIMIFHKIITGGHQHLKPLFDCLLTIIVNVSPYLKSLSMVAANKLLHLLEAFSTNWFLFSASQNHHLVFFLLEVFNNIIQYQFDGNCNLVYTLIRKRNIFHQLANLTSDPVTIHKALEMKKTTLARISRTNSQETISMDGSRPAVPAEPGTLKASLVPIPAIDKLTEKAQVSEDGTMVCLQHNTHSPQMTADQNTHTLQPQTAGDQHKHSLQSADTNTSGIAGASDTLSLPVLDSEEAFQPESGPSMRCLSRVSESATDWNPTPDWVLSWKSKLPLQTIMRLLQVLVPQVEKICIDKGLTDESEILKFLQHGTLVGLLPVPHPILIRKYQANAGTAMWFRTYMWGVIYLRNVDPPIWYDTNVRLFEIQRI
- the LOC115153528 gene encoding protein HID1-like isoform X2, whose product is MGNADSKLNFRKAVIRLTTKTQPVETTDDAFWDQFWADTATTVQDVFALVPAAEIRAVREESPSNLATLCYKAVEKLVQGAESGCPSEKERQIVLNCTRLLTRILPYIFEDEDWRGFFWSTVPGAGDEGNDDGARPLAESLLLAVSDLLFCPDFTVQSHKRAGPETEEDMQSIDSCEYIWEAGVGFAQTPPLDYIHDLNRTELLKLLLTCFSDAMYLPPSAQNNILNRWVVFFSSTHNRHALPLFTSLLNVVCAYDPVGYGIPYNYLMFSDYREVLVEHAVQILIVTLEHEAGAAAATAQHNLDHLDSLSASAMEDKELVGPDNLFVNYLSRIHREEDFIFILKGLARLMTNPLIQTYLPNSTKKIQFHQELLVLFWKLCDFNKKFLFFVLKSSDVLDVLVPILFYLNDARADQSCMGLIHIGVFILLLLSGERNFGVRLNKTYSVRVPMDIPVFTGTHADLLIMIFHKIITGGHQHLKPLFDCLLTIIVNVSPYLKSLSMVAANKLLHLLEAFSTNWFLFSASQNHHLVFFLLEVFNNIIQYQFDGNCNLVYTLIRKRNIFHQLANLTSDPVTIHKALEMKKTTLARISRTNSQETISMDGSRPAVPAEPGTLKASLVPIPAIDKLTEKAQVSEDGTMVCLQHNTHSPQMTADQNTHTLQPQTAGDQHKHSLQSADTNTSGIAGASDTLSLPVLDSEEAFQPESGPSMRCLSRVSESATDWNPTPDWMVTCSPFSVLFCQVLSWKSKLPLQTIMRLLQVLVPQVEKICIDKGLTDESEILKFLQHGTLVGLLPVPHPILIRKYQANAGTAMWFRTYMWGVIYLRNVDPPIWYDTNVRLFEIQRI
- the LOC115153528 gene encoding protein HID1-like isoform X1 codes for the protein MGNADSKLNFRKAVIRLTTKTQPVETTDDAFWDQFWADTATTVQDVFALVPAAEIRAVREESPSNLATLCYKAVEKLVQGAESGCPSEKERQIVLNCTRLLTRILPYIFEDEDWRGFFWSTVPGAGQDEGNDDGARPLAESLLLAVSDLLFCPDFTVQSHKRAGPETEEDMQSIDSCEYIWEAGVGFAQTPPLDYIHDLNRTELLKLLLTCFSDAMYLPPSAQNNILNRWVVFFSSTHNRHALPLFTSLLNVVCAYDPVGYGIPYNYLMFSDYREVLVEHAVQILIVTLEHEAGAAAATAQHNLDHLDSLSASAMEDKELVGPDNLFVNYLSRIHREEDFIFILKGLARLMTNPLIQTYLPNSTKKIQFHQELLVLFWKLCDFNKKFLFFVLKSSDVLDVLVPILFYLNDARADQSCMGLIHIGVFILLLLSGERNFGVRLNKTYSVRVPMDIPVFTGTHADLLIMIFHKIITGGHQHLKPLFDCLLTIIVNVSPYLKSLSMVAANKLLHLLEAFSTNWFLFSASQNHHLVFFLLEVFNNIIQYQFDGNCNLVYTLIRKRNIFHQLANLTSDPVTIHKALEMKKTTLARISRTNSQETISMDGSRPAVPAEPGTLKASLVPIPAIDKLTEKAQVSEDGTMVCLQHNTHSPQMTADQNTHTLQPQTAGDQHKHSLQSADTNTSGIAGASDTLSLPVLDSEEAFQPESGPSMRCLSRVSESATDWNPTPDWMVTCSPFSVLFCQVLSWKSKLPLQTIMRLLQVLVPQVEKICIDKGLTDESEILKFLQHGTLVGLLPVPHPILIRKYQANAGTAMWFRTYMWGVIYLRNVDPPIWYDTNVRLFEIQRI